From Coriobacteriaceae bacterium, a single genomic window includes:
- a CDS encoding ABC transporter substrate-binding protein — protein sequence MRSILPKGENRKRHSIAARAIACVLVALLALPFAGCSASPNATDATAGSQEYTVSVSLSGGSGRASIASPTTIVKDGDTYTATITWSSSNYDKMTVNGVDYAPANDGGNSTFEIPVTLDEDIAVSAETVAMSTPHTIDYTLHFDSSTMKEKSGDEASGGSPARTASSAAADFHNADLGCGWKPTGTLQLEYAKHFTVDEYEGGLRLICISNGERFLVVPQDAKVPDGLSSGIAVIRRPADKVYLVSSATMCLVDALDANDNILMSGTKADDCSVAGFKSALESGAIAYGGKYSAPDYERISASGCTLAIENTMINHTPDVKEKLQKLGLVVLTEQSSSEPEALGRVEWIKLFGVLFDKEDEATHLFNEQKARVEQTSGLASSGKTVAYFYINSNGAAVTRRAGDYVAQMIELAGGSYALDDAQTASTSGSSVTLEMERFYATAKDADIIVYNGTIDESVATLNDFVGKNALLSQFKAVKNGNVWVTSADMYQQMTSTADIIDELHGAFTGDDASNFHYLRKLS from the coding sequence ATGCGGTCGATTCTTCCCAAGGGGGAAAACAGGAAGCGCCACAGCATCGCGGCGCGCGCGATCGCCTGCGTTCTCGTCGCCCTGCTCGCGCTTCCCTTCGCGGGGTGCAGTGCGAGCCCGAACGCGACCGATGCCACGGCGGGCTCTCAGGAATACACTGTGAGCGTCTCGCTCTCCGGCGGGTCAGGGCGCGCAAGCATCGCCTCACCCACCACAATTGTGAAGGATGGCGACACCTACACCGCGACCATCACCTGGTCGAGTTCGAACTACGACAAAATGACCGTCAACGGCGTGGACTACGCGCCCGCAAACGACGGCGGCAACTCCACGTTCGAGATACCCGTCACGCTCGACGAGGACATCGCCGTGTCGGCCGAGACCGTCGCCATGTCGACGCCGCACACCATCGACTACACGCTCCACTTCGACTCATCCACCATGAAGGAGAAATCGGGCGACGAAGCAAGCGGCGGCTCCCCTGCGAGAACGGCTTCAAGCGCCGCGGCCGACTTCCACAACGCCGATTTGGGCTGCGGCTGGAAGCCGACGGGGACGCTTCAGCTTGAATACGCCAAGCACTTCACTGTCGACGAGTACGAAGGCGGCCTGCGGCTTATCTGCATTTCGAACGGGGAGCGCTTCCTCGTGGTGCCGCAAGATGCGAAGGTACCTGATGGGTTGAGCTCCGGCATCGCGGTCATAAGGCGCCCCGCCGACAAGGTGTACCTCGTGTCGTCGGCAACGATGTGCCTGGTCGACGCGCTCGATGCGAACGACAATATCTTAATGTCGGGCACGAAGGCCGACGATTGCTCGGTCGCGGGCTTCAAAAGCGCGCTCGAAAGTGGGGCAATCGCCTACGGCGGCAAGTACAGCGCGCCCGACTACGAGCGAATATCGGCCTCGGGCTGCACGCTCGCCATCGAGAACACCATGATCAACCACACGCCCGATGTGAAGGAAAAGCTGCAGAAGCTCGGGCTCGTCGTGCTCACCGAACAGTCGTCGAGCGAGCCCGAAGCACTCGGGCGCGTCGAGTGGATTAAGCTTTTCGGCGTCCTGTTCGACAAGGAAGACGAGGCCACGCACCTGTTCAACGAGCAGAAGGCCCGCGTCGAGCAAACGTCGGGGCTCGCGTCGTCAGGTAAAACCGTGGCGTATTTCTACATTAACTCGAATGGGGCCGCCGTCACGCGGCGGGCGGGCGACTACGTGGCGCAGATGATCGAGCTTGCAGGCGGCAGCTACGCGCTCGATGACGCGCAGACAGCGTCGACGTCAGGTTCGTCGGTAACGCTCGAAATGGAGCGCTTCTACGCGACGGCGAAGGATGCCGACATCATCGTCTACAACGGCACCATCGACGAATCGGTTGCCACCTTGAACGACTTCGTAGGCAAAAACGCGCTATTGTCGCAGTTCAAAGCCGTGAAGAACGGCAACGTCTGGGTCACAAGCGCCGACATGTACCAGCAGATGACCTCTACCGCCGACATTATCGACGAGCTGCACGGGGCGTTCACCGGCGATGACGCGAGCAACTTCCATTATCTGAGGAAGCTCAGCTAG
- a CDS encoding iron ABC transporter permease, with protein sequence MTYDESGRAARCRVVTALLAVALIVLVGANLCIGSVLVPADHIPGILSGGAANSMEIQIIWEIRLPRVLSAVLLGGALSLSGFLLQTFFNNPIADPFILGVSSGAKFVVALTMIVLLGANQAMSSPAMVAAAFLGSLITIGFVLLIARRISSMAMLIVAGVMVGYICSAATNFLIAFADDQSIVNLHNWSLGSFSGSSWDDVAVIAVVVITVSACVFAISKPLSAFQLGEAYAKSVGVNVSCFRVVLVLLASMLSACVTAFAGPVSFVGIAVPHLVKSALKSSKPIRVIPACFLGGAIFCAGCDLIARTLFSPVELSISAVTAIFGAPVVIALMLKKRVR encoded by the coding sequence ATGACATACGACGAATCGGGGCGCGCCGCGCGGTGTCGCGTCGTGACGGCGCTGCTCGCTGTTGCCCTCATCGTGCTCGTCGGGGCCAACCTGTGCATCGGGAGCGTGCTCGTGCCCGCAGACCACATCCCCGGCATCCTTTCGGGAGGCGCGGCCAATTCCATGGAAATCCAGATCATCTGGGAGATTCGTCTGCCGCGCGTGCTTTCAGCCGTGCTTCTCGGCGGGGCACTTTCGCTCTCCGGGTTCCTGCTGCAGACGTTTTTCAACAACCCCATCGCCGACCCGTTCATCTTGGGCGTCTCCTCGGGCGCAAAGTTCGTCGTCGCGCTTACGATGATCGTACTTCTGGGCGCGAACCAGGCCATGTCCTCGCCGGCCATGGTGGCCGCAGCATTTCTGGGCTCGCTTATCACCATCGGCTTCGTGCTCCTCATAGCACGGCGCATAAGCTCTATGGCCATGCTCATCGTGGCGGGCGTCATGGTGGGATACATCTGCTCGGCGGCGACGAACTTCCTCATCGCCTTCGCCGACGACCAGTCCATCGTGAACCTGCACAACTGGTCCTTGGGTAGCTTCTCGGGTTCGAGCTGGGACGACGTCGCGGTCATCGCGGTCGTGGTGATCACCGTGAGCGCATGCGTATTCGCGATATCGAAGCCCCTTTCCGCCTTCCAGCTGGGAGAAGCCTACGCGAAAAGCGTCGGCGTGAACGTCTCATGCTTCCGCGTGGTGCTCGTCCTTCTAGCGAGCATGCTCTCCGCCTGCGTGACCGCGTTCGCTGGTCCGGTGTCGTTCGTAGGCATCGCGGTTCCGCATCTCGTTAAGTCGGCGCTAAAGTCGTCGAAGCCCATCCGCGTGATTCCTGCGTGCTTCTTGGGAGGCGCCATCTTCTGCGCGGGCTGCGATTTAATCGCGCGCACGCTGTTCTCCCCCGTCGAGCTTTCCATCAGCGCCGTCACCGCCATCTTCGGCGCGCCGGTGGTTATCGCGCTCATGTTGAAGAAGCGGGTGAGGTAG
- the cbiD gene encoding cobalt-precorrin-5B (C(1))-methyltransferase CbiD, translating into MAFEHYIYTGTTRLRCGYTTGSCATLAAKAACEMLLSRKPVGCVSIVTPGGLPVETDVVDACIGEGCAQCAVRKDAGDDADVTDGVLVYARVEHAGSGTGAAGSKGVPTRESEVSVDGGVGVGRVTLPGLEQPVGAAAINATPRAMITSAVREVCAAHGFSGNIAVTISVPEGVSLAEKTFNPHLGIEGGISILGTTGIVEPRSLAALRDSIELEIRQHAAMGRRGVVLTPGNYGGQFISGHFHLNGVPVVFISNFVGDAIDCCVREGFTNALLVGHIGKLVKVAGGIMDTHSRTADCRAEILAAHAALAGAGAKTVREIMSSVTTTAALEVIEAAGVGDAARASLAAATEDRLRRRAAGACDIAAVVFDAGRRELFRTSGADAVIGELGATYE; encoded by the coding sequence GTGGCCTTCGAGCACTACATATATACCGGGACGACCCGCCTGCGCTGCGGCTATACCACGGGGAGCTGCGCCACGCTCGCGGCGAAGGCGGCCTGCGAGATGCTCTTGTCACGAAAGCCCGTCGGCTGCGTGTCGATCGTCACCCCCGGCGGGCTGCCCGTCGAGACGGACGTGGTCGACGCATGTATCGGCGAGGGGTGCGCCCAGTGCGCCGTGCGAAAGGACGCAGGCGACGATGCCGATGTGACCGACGGCGTGCTCGTGTACGCGCGCGTGGAACATGCGGGGTCGGGCACGGGCGCTGCGGGCAGCAAGGGCGTGCCCACGCGCGAATCGGAAGTTTCCGTCGATGGCGGCGTGGGCGTGGGGCGCGTGACGTTGCCCGGGCTCGAGCAGCCGGTGGGGGCGGCCGCCATCAACGCGACGCCGCGCGCGATGATCACTTCGGCGGTGCGCGAGGTGTGCGCCGCGCACGGCTTTTCTGGAAATATTGCTGTGACGATTTCGGTACCCGAGGGCGTTTCCCTTGCCGAAAAGACCTTCAACCCGCACCTGGGAATAGAGGGCGGCATCTCCATCCTGGGCACGACGGGCATCGTCGAGCCGCGCAGCCTCGCTGCCTTGCGCGACAGCATCGAGCTCGAGATCCGGCAGCATGCGGCTATGGGGCGGCGCGGAGTCGTGCTCACGCCCGGCAACTACGGCGGGCAGTTCATCTCGGGGCATTTCCACCTAAACGGTGTGCCGGTGGTCTTCATCTCCAACTTCGTGGGCGATGCGATTGATTGCTGCGTTCGTGAAGGGTTTACCAATGCCCTTCTTGTGGGACACATCGGCAAGCTGGTGAAGGTCGCGGGCGGCATCATGGACACCCATTCGCGTACTGCCGACTGCCGCGCGGAGATTCTGGCCGCCCACGCGGCCTTGGCCGGCGCGGGCGCGAAGACCGTGCGCGAGATCATGTCTTCGGTCACGACCACGGCGGCGCTCGAGGTAATCGAGGCCGCCGGCGTGGGGGACGCTGCGCGCGCCTCGCTCGCTGCGGCAACCGAGGACAGGTTGCGCCGCCGCGCGGCGGGTGCATGCGATATCGCCGCGGTCGTGTTCGACGCCGGGCGCCGCGAGCTTTTCCGCACGTCGGGCGCCGATGCAGTTATCGGGGAATTGGGGGCGACGTATGAGTAA
- a CDS encoding cobalamin biosynthesis protein, protein MAERTARALSDCAQTGEDDPGWDVSVSRGFGEGKADLRAWTALAWEASDALLFVGAAGIAVRAIAPHVASKAKDPAVVVIDEAGRFAVPLLSGHLGGANELAQTVARAAGAIPVITTATDVRGVWAVDTWARCEGLAVSNPEAIKRVSARLLSGGRVALYSDMPISGQPPEGVDIASDRARADIVVSPFAGANAGASVCAAETTGEVVPAGETGKPAGVRAQAPAPEPLRLVVPCIVAGIGCRRGACAEAIGEAFLLACGQAGISPSAVRKAATIDVKAHEEGLLAFCRARNIPLATYSADELSQVDGSVSPSDFVRATVGVDNVCERAALADGGKLIFPKLAHSGVTVAFSKVTIELSFKER, encoded by the coding sequence TTGGCGGAGCGCACCGCACGCGCGCTTTCCGACTGCGCGCAGACAGGTGAAGATGACCCTGGCTGGGACGTTTCCGTTTCGCGCGGGTTCGGCGAGGGGAAGGCCGACCTGCGCGCATGGACGGCGCTCGCGTGGGAAGCGTCGGACGCGCTTCTGTTCGTGGGCGCGGCGGGCATCGCCGTGCGGGCGATCGCGCCGCATGTCGCCTCGAAGGCAAAAGATCCCGCGGTTGTGGTGATCGACGAGGCGGGGCGCTTTGCCGTCCCGCTTTTGTCGGGGCATTTGGGCGGTGCGAACGAGCTTGCGCAAACTGTGGCACGCGCGGCAGGGGCCATCCCCGTCATCACAACGGCGACCGACGTCCGCGGCGTGTGGGCGGTGGATACGTGGGCGCGCTGTGAGGGGCTCGCCGTTTCGAATCCCGAGGCTATCAAGCGAGTGTCGGCGAGGCTGCTTTCGGGCGGGCGCGTGGCGCTCTATTCCGACATGCCGATTTCGGGACAGCCGCCTGAGGGGGTTGACATTGCGTCCGACCGCGCTCGGGCCGATATCGTCGTGTCGCCGTTCGCTGGCGCGAACGCAGGTGCGTCCGTTTGCGCGGCGGAGACAACGGGCGAGGTCGTGCCCGCCGGAGAGACGGGGAAGCCGGCGGGCGTGCGGGCGCAGGCGCCTGCGCCCGAACCGCTTCGCCTTGTCGTGCCCTGCATCGTTGCGGGCATAGGGTGCCGTCGCGGTGCGTGCGCCGAAGCGATCGGGGAGGCGTTTCTTCTCGCGTGCGGGCAGGCGGGTATCTCGCCTTCGGCCGTGCGCAAGGCGGCGACGATCGACGTGAAGGCGCACGAGGAGGGTCTGCTCGCCTTCTGCCGCGCGCGCAATATTCCGCTTGCGACGTATTCCGCAGATGAGTTGTCGCAAGTCGATGGCAGCGTTTCGCCATCTGATTTCGTGCGCGCGACGGTGGGGGTCGACAACGTGTGCGAGCGCGCGGCGCTCGCGGACGGGGGCAAACTTATCTTCCCGAAGCTCGCTCACAGCGGCGTGACCGTCGCGTTTTCCAAGGTAACTATCGAACTTTCGTTTAAGGAGCGGTGA
- a CDS encoding radical SAM protein, with amino-acid sequence MSLTRSAERAALNKLIDYLDDNPQENIDKIIDLVNKLVPNRVFPVQREAFTNVIKSRGNWYDLIMRVFSLNPQMRTKLLKTLIVDANLLAWPEQEKNREKYQCNVPWAILLDPTSACNLHCTGCWAAEYGYKQNLSFEDIDSIVTQGKGLGTHIYIYTGGEPLVRKHDLIRICEKHQDCVFLCFTNSTLIDEAFCDDMIRVGNFVPAISAEGNERTTDARRGEGTYAKIEHAMKLLRERDLPFGISTCWTSANADTVATEENMDWMIGEGALFCWYFHFMPVGRNATPELMPTPEQREHMYHFIREMREKKQLFTLDFQNDGEFVGGCIAGGRRYLHINAAGDVEPCVFIHYSNANIHDVSLLDALRSPLFMKYYENMPFNDNYLKPCPMLENPDVLPKMVAESGAMSTDLIEKESPEQLREKTQATAEAWSPVADRIWNDSDDPLYAKRHEDKSQGMADSDMHKFEKQGRTLKNGD; translated from the coding sequence ATGTCGCTTACACGGTCAGCAGAGCGTGCAGCGCTCAACAAGCTCATCGATTATCTCGACGACAACCCGCAAGAAAACATCGACAAAATCATTGACCTCGTGAACAAGCTGGTCCCCAATCGCGTATTTCCTGTACAGCGAGAGGCATTCACCAATGTCATCAAGAGCCGCGGCAATTGGTATGACCTGATCATGCGCGTGTTCAGCCTTAATCCCCAGATGCGAACCAAACTGCTTAAGACCCTCATTGTCGACGCCAACCTGCTAGCTTGGCCAGAGCAGGAAAAGAACCGCGAAAAGTACCAGTGCAACGTTCCGTGGGCCATCCTGCTCGATCCCACGAGCGCCTGCAACCTGCATTGTACGGGCTGCTGGGCCGCCGAGTACGGCTACAAGCAGAATCTCTCGTTCGAAGACATCGACTCTATCGTTACGCAGGGCAAAGGGCTCGGTACGCATATCTACATCTATACCGGCGGCGAGCCGCTCGTCCGCAAGCACGACCTGATCAGAATTTGCGAAAAACATCAGGACTGCGTGTTTCTCTGCTTTACCAACTCCACGCTGATCGACGAGGCCTTCTGCGACGATATGATTCGCGTAGGTAATTTTGTCCCCGCCATCAGCGCCGAGGGCAATGAGCGCACCACCGACGCCCGTCGCGGCGAGGGTACCTACGCAAAGATCGAGCACGCCATGAAACTCCTGCGCGAGCGCGACTTGCCGTTTGGTATCTCCACCTGTTGGACCAGCGCCAATGCCGATACGGTAGCTACCGAGGAGAACATGGACTGGATGATCGGCGAGGGAGCACTCTTCTGCTGGTACTTCCACTTTATGCCGGTTGGCCGCAATGCAACCCCCGAGCTCATGCCCACGCCCGAGCAGCGCGAGCACATGTATCACTTTATCCGCGAAATGCGCGAGAAGAAGCAGCTGTTTACGCTCGACTTTCAAAACGACGGCGAGTTTGTAGGCGGGTGTATCGCCGGAGGTCGCCGCTACCTGCACATCAACGCCGCCGGAGACGTGGAGCCGTGCGTGTTCATCCACTACTCAAACGCCAACATCCACGATGTGAGCTTACTCGACGCACTGCGCTCTCCCCTCTTTATGAAGTACTACGAAAACATGCCGTTCAACGACAACTACCTCAAACCATGCCCCATGCTCGAGAATCCCGACGTGCTGCCCAAAATGGTTGCCGAGAGTGGCGCAATGAGCACCGACCTAATCGAGAAGGAGTCACCCGAGCAGCTGCGCGAAAAGACCCAGGCTACCGCCGAGGCATGGTCACCTGTCGCCGACCGCATCTGGAACGACTCCGACGATCCGCTATACGCCAAGCGTCACGAGGATAAGTCACAAGGCATGGCCGATAGCGACATGCACAAGTTCGAAAAACAGGGCCGCACACTCAAAAACGGCGATTAA
- the cobJ gene encoding precorrin-3B C(17)-methyltransferase — protein MGKLFVVGIGPGGPDGMTIAARRALEAVDIVVGYTKYVELALAAVPDAAHLATPMMHEVERCRLALSRAQSGEAVALVCSGDAGVYGMASPVLELAEDYPDVDVEVIAGATAAQSGSAVLGAPLAHDFAVVSLSDLLTPWEVIERRLAAVASADFCICLYNPRSRKRADRLSRAAKIMLEWKAPDTLCGWVRNIGREGQQSGMCRLSELGEFDADMFTTVFVGNADTKRVGGRMVTPRGYREIPCER, from the coding sequence ATGGGAAAGCTCTTCGTGGTGGGGATCGGCCCGGGCGGCCCCGACGGTATGACGATTGCGGCTCGGCGCGCGCTCGAGGCGGTCGACATCGTTGTGGGGTACACGAAATACGTGGAGCTCGCGCTCGCCGCCGTGCCCGACGCGGCGCATCTCGCGACGCCGATGATGCACGAGGTCGAACGGTGCCGCCTGGCGCTTTCGCGCGCGCAGAGCGGAGAAGCCGTGGCGCTCGTGTGCAGCGGTGACGCGGGCGTGTACGGCATGGCGAGCCCCGTGCTGGAGCTTGCGGAGGACTACCCCGATGTAGACGTGGAAGTTATCGCCGGGGCCACCGCGGCTCAGAGCGGGTCGGCGGTGCTCGGCGCCCCGCTTGCCCACGACTTCGCGGTCGTGTCGCTCTCCGACCTGCTCACGCCGTGGGAGGTCATCGAGCGCAGGCTCGCCGCCGTGGCGAGCGCCGACTTCTGCATCTGTTTGTACAACCCGCGCAGTAGAAAGCGCGCCGACAGACTCTCGCGCGCGGCGAAGATTATGCTCGAATGGAAGGCCCCCGATACGCTCTGCGGCTGGGTACGCAACATCGGGCGCGAGGGGCAGCAGTCGGGCATGTGCAGGCTCTCCGAGCTGGGGGAGTTCGACGCCGACATGTTCACCACCGTGTTCGTCGGCAACGCGGACACGAAGCGCGTAGGCGGCCGTATGGTCACGCCGCGCGGGTATCGGGAGATTCCATGCGAAAGGTAA
- the cobM gene encoding precorrin-4 C(11)-methyltransferase codes for MIHIVGAGSGAADLITLRGARLLRAADVVVWAGSLVNPELLAECKESCIVYDSAHMTLEEVLDVMCAADARGEEVVRLHTGDPCLYGAIQEQMDALGARGVDYEVVPGVSSFCGAAAALRQEYTLPGISQSVVITRLSGRTPMPAGEGMRTMAESGSTMVIFLSSGMLAELSAELLAAGRSSDEPAALVYKATWPEERVVRCTVGTLADAGAREGIDRTALVVVGRVLGALGGLAHDGAQAESYERSKLYDPSFATGYRKARS; via the coding sequence ATGATTCATATCGTTGGCGCAGGCTCGGGCGCCGCCGACCTTATCACGCTGCGCGGGGCGCGCCTTCTGCGCGCGGCCGACGTGGTCGTTTGGGCGGGAAGCCTTGTGAACCCCGAGCTGCTCGCTGAGTGCAAGGAATCCTGCATCGTCTACGACAGCGCGCACATGACCTTGGAGGAAGTGCTCGACGTGATGTGCGCGGCAGATGCGCGGGGCGAGGAAGTGGTGCGCCTGCACACGGGCGACCCGTGCCTGTACGGCGCCATCCAGGAGCAGATGGACGCGCTCGGCGCGCGCGGCGTGGACTACGAGGTGGTGCCCGGCGTGTCGAGCTTTTGCGGTGCCGCGGCGGCGCTTCGCCAGGAATACACGCTGCCGGGAATCAGCCAGTCGGTCGTGATCACGCGGCTTTCCGGGCGCACCCCCATGCCCGCGGGCGAGGGCATGCGCACCATGGCGGAAAGCGGCTCGACTATGGTCATCTTCCTGAGCTCGGGTATGCTCGCCGAGCTTTCCGCCGAGCTTTTGGCCGCGGGCCGCAGCTCCGACGAGCCGGCGGCGCTCGTGTACAAGGCGACCTGGCCTGAGGAGCGCGTGGTGCGCTGCACAGTGGGCACGCTCGCCGATGCGGGCGCGCGAGAGGGCATCGACCGCACGGCGCTCGTGGTGGTGGGCCGCGTGCTCGGAGCTCTCGGCGGGCTTGCGCACGATGGCGCGCAAGCGGAGTCGTACGAGCGCAGCAAGCTTTACGACCCTTCGTTTGCCACGGGGTATCGGAAGGCGAGAAGCTAG
- a CDS encoding sirohydrochlorin cobaltochelatase — translation MSDQMSRRGFMSAAATGAVALAGVALAGCSNTSASSEKSSEKEKAVKPVILVTSFGTSYNDSRHITIGAIEDAIREKYWQDYDIRRAFTAQIIIDKLKKRDGITIDNMTEALDRCVEDGVKEIVVQPTHLMGGLEYTDVKDELDKYADKFDKISLGDPLLTSDDDYKKVAAAIKENMASFDDGKTALCLMGHGTEADSNADYAKMQEVFKNEGLTQFFVGTVEAEPTCEDVIAAASAAGYKKAVLAPFMVVAGDHANNDMADETDPDSWAAKFVAAGFEVTCLLQGLGQNVAVDDIYVSHVDDAIAKL, via the coding sequence ATGTCCGACCAGATGTCACGCCGCGGCTTCATGAGCGCCGCAGCAACCGGAGCCGTCGCGCTCGCCGGAGTCGCGCTCGCGGGCTGCTCCAACACCTCCGCGAGTTCCGAGAAATCGAGTGAAAAGGAGAAGGCCGTGAAGCCGGTCATCCTCGTCACGAGCTTCGGCACGAGCTACAACGACTCGCGCCACATCACCATCGGCGCCATCGAAGACGCTATCCGCGAGAAGTACTGGCAGGACTACGACATCCGCCGCGCCTTCACCGCGCAGATCATCATCGACAAGCTGAAGAAGCGCGACGGCATCACGATCGACAACATGACCGAGGCGCTCGACCGCTGCGTGGAAGACGGCGTGAAGGAAATCGTCGTGCAGCCGACGCATCTCATGGGTGGCCTGGAATACACCGACGTGAAAGACGAGCTCGACAAGTACGCCGACAAGTTCGACAAAATCTCGCTCGGCGACCCGCTGCTCACCTCCGACGACGACTACAAGAAGGTGGCCGCAGCCATTAAGGAGAACATGGCGTCCTTCGACGACGGCAAGACGGCGCTGTGCCTCATGGGTCACGGCACCGAAGCCGATTCCAACGCCGACTATGCCAAGATGCAGGAAGTGTTTAAGAACGAGGGCTTGACGCAGTTCTTCGTCGGCACCGTCGAGGCTGAACCGACCTGCGAGGATGTTATCGCCGCCGCGAGCGCCGCAGGCTACAAGAAGGCCGTGCTCGCGCCGTTCATGGTGGTCGCGGGCGACCACGCGAACAACGACATGGCAGACGAGACCGACCCCGACAGCTGGGCTGCGAAGTTCGTGGCCGCCGGCTTCGAAGTGACGTGCCTGCTCCAGGGTCTGGGACAGAACGTCGCGGTCGACGACATCTACGTCTCGCACGTGGACGACGCCATCGCCAAGCTGTAA
- a CDS encoding ABC transporter ATP-binding protein, with amino-acid sequence MPRPKTLRAESNLETPVETQADGAPLFRISDLSAGYDKKVVVEGVDLEVRAGDVVALIGPNGSGKSTILKTITRHLAPLAGAVELDGREISRWKTAEFARNLAVMLTDRPRTELLTCRDIVEAGRHPYTGRMGTLSPDDHSRVDEAMKTAHVEELAERDFMQISDGQRQRVMLARAIAQDPRVLVLDEPTSYLDIRYQIDLLRILRHLAKSRNVAVIMSIHELELAQKSADKVICVKDGRVFRAGAPEDIFTRETIGELYGLQHGTFNERFGSVEIGRPHGDAHTFVIAGAGTGSAVFRQLIRQGKAFYAGILHEGDIDCELARDLATECVAERAFEPIGDKTIARAKELLVHCARLIVCPAAFGTINARNAELVEFARSHGIEVMRACEGASEDSNGYA; translated from the coding sequence GTGCCGCGGCCCAAAACGCTCCGAGCGGAGTCGAACCTCGAAACCCCGGTCGAAACGCAGGCTGACGGAGCGCCGCTTTTCCGCATAAGTGACCTGTCGGCGGGCTACGACAAGAAGGTCGTAGTCGAAGGCGTCGATCTGGAGGTTCGCGCGGGCGACGTCGTGGCGCTCATCGGGCCGAACGGCTCTGGCAAGTCGACCATCTTGAAAACCATCACACGCCATCTGGCACCGCTTGCCGGCGCGGTCGAGCTCGACGGGCGGGAGATTTCCCGATGGAAGACGGCGGAGTTCGCAAGGAACCTTGCCGTTATGCTGACAGATCGCCCCCGGACCGAGCTCCTCACCTGCCGCGATATCGTAGAGGCGGGAAGGCATCCCTACACCGGGCGAATGGGCACACTCTCGCCCGACGACCATAGTCGGGTCGATGAGGCCATGAAAACCGCACATGTGGAAGAGCTCGCCGAGCGCGACTTCATGCAGATAAGCGACGGGCAACGCCAGCGCGTCATGCTCGCGCGCGCCATCGCGCAGGATCCGCGTGTGCTCGTTCTCGACGAGCCCACGTCGTATCTCGATATCCGCTACCAGATCGACCTGCTACGAATACTTCGCCACCTTGCGAAATCGCGGAATGTGGCTGTCATCATGTCCATCCACGAACTCGAGCTCGCGCAGAAAAGCGCCGACAAGGTGATTTGCGTGAAGGACGGCCGGGTCTTCCGCGCCGGCGCACCCGAGGACATATTCACGCGCGAGACGATTGGCGAGCTCTACGGCCTTCAACATGGCACCTTCAACGAGCGCTTCGGCAGCGTGGAAATTGGGCGCCCACACGGCGATGCGCACACGTTCGTCATCGCCGGCGCAGGTACGGGGTCAGCTGTGTTTCGCCAGCTCATCCGGCAGGGCAAGGCGTTCTACGCGGGCATTCTGCACGAAGGGGACATCGACTGCGAGCTCGCGCGCGACCTGGCGACGGAATGCGTGGCCGAGCGCGCCTTCGAGCCGATCGGGGATAAAACCATAGCCCGCGCCAAAGAGCTCCTCGTCCACTGCGCGCGCCTTATCGTGTGCCCCGCCGCCTTCGGCACCATAAACGCCCGCAACGCAGAGCTCGTCGAGTTTGCACGCTCGCATGGTATCGAGGTCATGCGAGCGTGCGAAGGCGCATCGGAGGATTCCAATGGATACGCCTAG